The Enterobacter oligotrophicus sequence GGACGTGGGCTGTGGCAGCGGCTATCACATGTGGCGCATGATTGGCGCAGGCGCGCATCTGGCCGTCGGTATCGATCCGATGCAGCTGTTCCTGTGCCAGTTCGAAGCGGTGCGTAAACTGCTGGGTAACGATCAGCGCGCGCACCTGCTGCCGCTCGGCATCGAACAACTTCCGGCCCTGAAAGCGTTTGATACCGTGTTCTCCATGGGGGTGCTGTATCACCGTCGTTCTCCGCTTGAGCATCTCTGGCAGTTGAAAGATCAGCTGGTGAGCGGTGGCGAGCTGGTGCTCGAAACGCTGGTGATTGAAGGCGATGAAAATGCGGTGCTGGTGCCGGGTGACCGCTACGCGCAGATGCGCAACGTCTACTTTATCCCTTCCGCGCTGGCACTGAAGAACTGGCTGGAAAAGTGCGGATTCGTGGATGTACGCATTGCGGACGTAAGCGTAACGTCCATTGAAGAGCAGCGCCGCACCGACTGGATGATCACCGAATCGCTGGAGCAGTTCCTTGACCCGACCGATCACAGCAAAACCATCGAAGGCTATCCGGCACCGATGCGTGCGGTGTTGATTGCGACGAAGCCGTAGTATTGCCTCCCCCCCGGCCCTCTCCCCACTGGGGAGAGGGTGAAAAGACCGCACCGTGCAGTCCCCTCTCCACTGTGGGGAGAGGGTTAGTGTGAGGGGCGAATAAAAAAAGGCCCCTGTTGAAATTGCAGGGGCCTGGTACAAGCAAGCATCATATTGGGCGACATGATGCGCGGTAAAAATCGGTACGTTGCTACACGTGATGACGTTCAATCAACGATTTCATTACCGCAACCGACTCTCCATCTACACCGTAGCGCGAGTACTCATCCGCTTCAGCATCCGTCGACATTGACAACCCTGTATTGCGATAACGCATGGGTGACGGTGTCCATTTCCCCGCCGAGCTGTGAAGCTCCTCTACCCCTGCGTTCAAAAACAGTTCCAGATTGCTGGCGCGTACTCCTGCGCCCGCCATGATTATTGGAACACCGGAATGTGCTTTTAGTTCCGTAATTAATTGCAGTCCTTTTTCAGCACTCGACTGCTGTCCTGATGTCAGGATGCGCGCCACGCCAAGTTCAGCCAGCGTATCAAAGGCTTGCACAGGATCTTTACACATATCAAACGCGCGATGAAAAGTGACAGCCATTCCCTTCGCCGCGCTCATTACCTGTTGCATACGCGGTAAATCAACATGACCGTCCTCATCAAGCAGGCCGATAACCAGCCCTGGGAACCCCAGATCGCGAACGAGGGCGATATCTTCAAGCATGGCACTGAACTCGCCCGCCGTGTAACAAAAATCACCGCCGCGCGGACGGATAATCGGATGAACCGGAATCGTCACGACCTGACGGGCAGACTTCAGCACGCCATAAGAGGGCGTTAAGCCCCCCTCTTTCGGAGCCGCGCACAGTTCAATGCGATCGGCTCCCTGCTGTTGTGCAGTTTCGGCACACTCCACGCTGTAACAACAAATCTCCAGCAGCGCCATGTAATCCTCCTTAAAATCCACTCAACGCACCATCATGACACGCCTTATACTTACGGTCCCGGCGTAAACTCACAACTCTTACGCTTCGCTGGCAACGATCTGTTCGATAGTCCAGGGATGAAATTTCACGGTGACCTGTCCGTCAGTGACGGCCAGCGTCGGGTTAGGCAGACGCTCGCGCTCACCTTTCGGGGAACTGGTCTTCACAAAAATACCCGGCTTGCTTAGGCCCTCGTCTGATAGCAGCGCCAGCGCGCGGGCATTCAACGTTTCAGGCTCACCCGGCAGCACAATTTCAATATGTTCCCATCCTTCATGCGGATAGCGTTTCTCGCCCGGCC is a genomic window containing:
- the cutC gene encoding copper homeostasis protein CutC; this encodes MALLEICCYSVECAETAQQQGADRIELCAAPKEGGLTPSYGVLKSARQVVTIPVHPIIRPRGGDFCYTAGEFSAMLEDIALVRDLGFPGLVIGLLDEDGHVDLPRMQQVMSAAKGMAVTFHRAFDMCKDPVQAFDTLAELGVARILTSGQQSSAEKGLQLITELKAHSGVPIIMAGAGVRASNLELFLNAGVEELHSSAGKWTPSPMRYRNTGLSMSTDAEADEYSRYGVDGESVAVMKSLIERHHV
- the cmoB gene encoding tRNA 5-methoxyuridine(34)/uridine 5-oxyacetic acid(34) synthase CmoB is translated as MIEFGNFYQLIAKNHLSHWLETLPAQIATWQRDQQHGLLKQWSNAVEFLPELTPHRLDLLHSVTAESEEPLPAGQINRIETLMRNLMPWRKGPFSLYGVNINTEWRSDWKWDRVLPHLSDLTGRTILDVGCGSGYHMWRMIGAGAHLAVGIDPMQLFLCQFEAVRKLLGNDQRAHLLPLGIEQLPALKAFDTVFSMGVLYHRRSPLEHLWQLKDQLVSGGELVLETLVIEGDENAVLVPGDRYAQMRNVYFIPSALALKNWLEKCGFVDVRIADVSVTSIEEQRRTDWMITESLEQFLDPTDHSKTIEGYPAPMRAVLIATKP